Proteins co-encoded in one Nicotiana sylvestris chromosome 7, ASM39365v2, whole genome shotgun sequence genomic window:
- the LOC104212679 gene encoding aquaporin PIP2-1-like, whose product MGKDIEVGTEYAPKDYQDPPPAPLIDPEELGKWSFYRAIIAEFIATLLFLYITVLTVIGYKSQIDPDHNGEQCGGVGILGIAWAFGGMIFVLVYCTAGISGGHINPAVTFGLFLARKVSLVRAIMYMLAQCLGAICGCGLVKAFQKAYYVKYGGGANTLNDGYSTGTGLGAEIIGTFVLVYTVFAATDPKRNARDSHVPVLAPLPIGFAVFMVHLATIPVTGTGINPARSFGAAVIYGKEKAWDDQWIFWVGPFIGAAIAAFYHQFILRAGAVKALGSFRSNA is encoded by the exons ATGGGCAAGGACATTGAAGTTGGCACAGAATATGCCCCAAAAGACTACCAAGACCCACCCCCTGCACCTCTAATTGACCCAGAGGAGCTAGGAAAATGGTCATTTTACAGAGCCATAATAGCTGAATTCATAGCCACTTTATTATTTCTCTACATTACTGTCCTCACTGTGATTGGATACAAGAGCCAAATTGACCCTGACCATAACGGCGAACAATGTGGTGGTGTTGGAATTCTAGGAATTGCATGGGCATTTGGGGGCATGATTTTTGTCCTTGTTTATTGTACTGCTGGTATTTCTGGTGGACATATTAACCCTGCTGTTACATTTGGACTATTCTTGGCTAGGAAAGTGTCGTTGGTTCGCGCAATTATGTATATGTTGGCTCAGTGTTTAGGAGCCATCTGTGGTTGTGGTTTGGTGAAGGCATTTCAGAAGGCGTACTATGTTAAGTATGGTGGTGGTGCTAATACGTTGAATGATGGTTATAGTACAGGTACCGGTTTGGGTGCTGAAATTATTGGCACATTTGTTCTTGTTTACACTGTTTTTGCTGCTACTGATCCTAAGAGAAATGCTAGAGACTCTCATGTTCCT GTGTTGGCACCACTTCCAATTGGATTTGCTGTGTTTATGGTTCATTTGGCTACAATTCCTGTAACTGGAACTGGTATTAACCCAGCTAGAAGTTTTGGAGCTGCTGTTATTTATGGTAAAGAAAAAGCATGGGATGACCAA TGGATATTCTGGGTTGGACCTTTTATTGGAGCTGCAATTGCTGCATTTTACCATCAATTTATATTGAGAGCTGGAGCAGTCAAAGCACTTGGTTCCTTCAGGAGCAATGCTTAA
- the LOC138874045 gene encoding uncharacterized mitochondrial protein AtMg00810-like produces the protein MSSAKAIGTPMSPSTCLGKDEKENPIDEAKYRRMIGSLLYLTASRPDIMFNVCDKEDRKSTSGTCQLLEKSLISWNSKKQGSVALSTTEVEYIDIG, from the exons ATGAGCAGTGCTAAAGCAATTGGTACACCAATGAGCCCGTCAACATGTCTTGGCAAggatgaaaaagaaaatccaattgATGAAGCTAAATACCGTAGAATGATTGGCTCTTTGCTTTACTTGACTGCCAGTCGACCAGATATTATGTTCAATGTGT GTGATAAGGAAGACAGAAAGAGCACCAGTGGAACATGTCAATTACTGGAAAAGTCATTAATATCTTGGAACAGTAAGAAACAAGGCTCAGTTGCATTATCCACAACTGAGGTAGAATATATTGATATTGGATAA